Sequence from the Pseudomonas frederiksbergensis genome:
AACTGACTGCCTTATGAATAAAGCGAAGTTTCTCTGTTTGTTCAAAGACGTCTTTGTATCGAGGTATGTATTTGTTTGGTAAGGTAAAAAATCATACGGCGGTTGGGCAGATGAGCCGCGCGGGATACCCCGTAATCTTCAAACTCCATGGGGATTTTCTTGCTCGCGATGGCTGCGTCACGTTTTTCAGGCAGGCCGCTTTCGCGAGCAGGCTCGCTCCCTCAGGGGGATTTTGTGGTGAACCAGGGATTTGTGTACCCCGCCATCAGCTAATCCGACCAGCAAGCTTTTCATGACCCCCGGCAAAGCAGGCATAATGGCGACCCCTCGCCGTCGTGGCGTTTTCTTACCTGCCGGTCCAGCCTTGAACGAACGTCCATCTTCCAGCGTCGTACGCCCCTCCGGTTGCCCGGGATTGCTGCGTGTCGTCCAGGCGCTGGACGGCGGGATATGTCGAATCAAGCTCGATGGTGGTTCCATCCTGGCGGATCAGGCCGACGCCGTGGCCACTGTGGCCGAGCGGTTCGCCGATGGCGTGATCGAGGCGACCAACCGGGCCAACCTGCAGATCCGTGGGATCGGGCCGCAGCAAGACGCGCTGATCGCTCCATTGCTGGCCGCCGGGCTTGGCCCGCGCAACCCGGCCGGCGATGATGTGCGCAACCTGATGCTCAGCCCCTCGGCCGGGATCGATCGGCAGATGCTGTTCGACACGCGCCCGTTGGCCGAGCAGATCCTCGTTACCCTGCAAACCCATGAGCGTTTCCATGAGCTGTCGGCCAAGTTCGCCGTGCAACTGGACGGTGGCGAAGCGCTGGCGATGCTCGAACATCACCATGATCTTTGGTTGTCGGCGCTGGCCGGCGACGGCAAGCCTTGGCTGGCCTTCGGCTTGGCCGGTGTCCCGCTGGACAAGCCGGCAGGCCGGGTGCCCCTGGCCCAGGGGCATGCCCTGGTGGTGGCGGTGCTGGAGCTGTTTCTCGACCTGGCCCGCCCGGACCAGAACCGCATGCGCCACTTGCTGGCGGACATCCCCGCGGATGAACTCCTGGCTCGGTTGGCTCGCCGCGTGCCGCTGCAACCTTGCCCGGATTGGCAGCGGGGTGCGTCCATCGATGGCCTGCACATCGGCGTCCATCCCCAGTACGACGACCGCGTTTACGTCGGTGCGGTGGCACCCTTGGGCCGGCTTGATGCAGCGATGCTACGAGGAGTGGCGCAACTGGCGCGAGAGAAGGGCGATGGCAGCCTTCGCTTCACCCCTTGGCAAAGCCTGTTGCTGCCCAACGTGCGCCGCGAATATGCCGATGAAGTGTTGGCGCGGCTTGAGCAACTGGGGTTTTTAGCTTCGAGCGATCAGCCCCTGGCGCAACTCATCGCCTGCACCGGTTCCAGTGGCTGCGCCAAGGCCTTGGCCGACACCAAGGCCGACGCCCGCCGACTGGCCGAGCGGCTGCAAGGAAGAGGGCAGGCGCTAGAATTCCATCTTTCCGGTTGCCCGCGATCCTGCGCGGCGGCCCATATCGCGCCTGCCACCTTGCTGGCGGTCGCCCCCGGTCGTTATGACCTGTATTTTCGCGATGCCACGCTGCCGGGTTTCGGCGCGTTGCAGGCACACAATCTGACTATCGAAGCGCTCGACCACTGGCTCGACGCTCACCCCCGGAGCCCCCTTGATGCTTGATTACATCCGCGACGGCCAGGAGATCTATCGCAACTCCTTCGCGATCATCCGCGCCGAGGCCAACCTGGCGCGCATTCCGGCCGATCTGGAAAAACTCGCGGTGCGGGTGATCCACGCCTGCGGCATGGTCGAGGCGGTCGATGGCCTGCAGTTTTCCGAGGGCGCTGGCACGGCCGGGCGCCAGGCGTTGGCCGCCGGCGCACCGATCCTGTGCGACGCGCGGATGGTCTCCGAAGGCGTGACCCGAGCCCGTCTGCCGGCCAACAATCCAGTGATTTGTACCCTGCGCGATGAGCGCGTCCCGGCGCTGGCCGAAGAGCTGGGCAACACCCGTTCGGCGGCGGCGCTGGAGCTGTGGCGACCGCACCTGGAGGGCAGCGTCGTGGTCATCGGCAACGCGCCGACCGCGCTGTTCTACCTGCTGGAAATGCTCGACGCCGGCGCGCCGAAACCGGCCCTGATCCTCGGCTTCCCGGTGGGTTTCGTCGGCGCCGCCGAATCCAAGGCCGCGCTGGCGGCCAACAGCCGGGGCGTGCCGTTCGTGATCATGCAAGGTCGCCTGGGCGGCAGTGCCATGGCTGCCGCCGCCGTCAACGCCCTTGCCACGGAGATCGAATGATGCAGCAGCCTGGACGTCTGATCGGCCTCGGCGTGGGGCCCGGTGACCCGGAACTGATTACAGTCAAGGCACTGCGCTTGTTGCGCGAATCGCCCGTGGTGGCGTACTTCGTCGCCAAGGGCAAGAAGGGCAACGCCTTCGGCATCATCGAAGCCCATCTGCAAGACATGCAGACGTTGCTGCCGCTCGTCTACCCAGTCACCACCGAAGTGCTGCCGGCGCCGTTGTCCTATGAACAGGTGATCGCCGATTTCTATGACACCGCCGCCGAGCAATTGGCCGTGCACTTGGACGCAGGGCGTGACGTGGCGGTGATTTGCGAGGGCGATCCGTTCTTCTACGGTTCCTACATGTACCTGCATGATCGCTTGGCCGAGCGTTACATCGCCGAAGTCATCCCTGGGGTGTGCTCGATGCTCGGTGGCGCCTCGGTGCTCGGTGCGCCGCTGGTCTATCGCAACCAGAGCTTGTCGGTGCTCTCCGGTGTCTTGCCCCACGACGATCTCAAGCGCCGCCTGGCCGACGCCGACGCCGCCGTCATCATGAAGCTGGGACGCAATTTCCCCAAGGTTCGCCAGGTGCTCCAGGAACTGGGCATGGACGGGCGGGCGTTGTATGTGGAACGGGCCACCATGGCCAACCAGAAAATCGTGCCGCTGGATGAAGTGGAACCAATGTCCTCGCCGTATTTCTCGCTGATCATTGTCCCTGGCGAACGGTGGCAGGGATGACTCCAACGGTTGCGGCAATTGTCATCCTCGGCCAGGGCAGCCTGGCGACGGCCCGACGAATCCAACAGCGTTATCCCGGGGCTTTGATCCACGGCCTGGCCGGTCGGGTCGAGGGCTGTGATCGTCAATACACCGAGTTCGGCGCAACACTTCGCCAGCTCTATCAGCAAGATTCGCCGATCATCGCCCTGTGCGCGGCCGGCATCGTCATCCGCACCTTGGCGCCGCTGTTGCTGGAGAAGGGCGTCGAGCCGCCGGTGCTCGCGGTGGCCGAGGACGGCAGCGCCGTGGTGCCGTTGCTGGGTGGCCTGGGCGGGGTGAATGTCATGGCCCGGGAGATTGCGACAGCGCTGCAAGTCGCCCCGGCGATCACCACCAGCGGCGAATTGCGTTTCGGCACGTGCCTGCTCAACCCGCCAAGCGGCTACAGCCTCGGCGACCTGGAGCAGGGCAAGCGCTTTGTGTCCGATCTGCTGGCCGGTGAACCGGTGCGAATCGAAGGCGCGGCGCCGTGGCTGGATCAGGCTCAATTGCCGCAGGATGCGCAGGCGCGGCTGGCGATTCGTATCGACAGTGCCGCAGGCGCGCCGGCGGCGGACGAGTTACGGATCTATCCGCGCAATGTCGTGATTGCAGTAGGTGCCGGCACGGCGGATGTCTCCACGGTTATTGCCCAAGCGCTGGCCCAGGCTGATCTCGCGGAGCAGTCGCTGGCCTGTCTGTTGGCGGCGGACAGCGACATGGCGCGTCCAGAACTGCAGCAAGCGGCTTCGGCCCTGGGCGTACCGTTGCGATTCGCCGAGCCCGTGGGCGATGTCGCGCAGTGGCTGGAAGATGCCTTGGGCCAGTCGGTATCGATCCAGGCCGTGGGCAGCATTGCCATTGCCGTCGCCGCAGAACCCCTCGACCCGCAACGGATCGGCCGCGCGCGAGGGCGCCTGGCGGTGATCGGCCTGGGCCCTGGCGCCGCTGAGCTGATGGTGCCGGCCGTGCGCGCCGAACTTGACCGCGCCACCGACGTGCTGGGGTATGAGACCTATGTGCGCATGGCCGGTCCTTTCCGTGCCGACCAGGTGCAACACTGCACCGACAATCGCGAAGAGATGCAGCGCGCCCGGCATGCCTTTGAACTGGCGGCCCAGGGGCGTTCGGTGGTGGTGGTGTCCTCCGGCGATCCTGGCGTATTCGCCATGGCGGCGGCGGTGCTCGAAGCACTGCATGAGTCCAGTGATCCGGCCTGGCACCAGGTGGATCTGGAGATCCTGCCGGGCGTATCCGCTTCCCTCGCCACGGCCGCCCAGGCCGGCGCACCACTGGGGCATGACTTCTGCGTGATGTCGCTGTCGGACAACCTCAAGCCCTGGTCGATCATTGAGAAGCGCCTGGACCTTGCGGCGCAAGCCGACCTTGCACTGGCGTTCTACAACCCCATCTCGCGTGCTCGTCCATGGCAGTTGGGGCGGGCGCTGGAGATCGTCGCGCAACATCGCACACCGGACACTCCTGTCGTTCTGGGGCGTGACATTGGCCGGCCCGGCCAGACCTTGCGCGTCACGACACTGGGGCAATTGACGCCGGATCAGGTGGACATGCGCACCCTGGTGATCGTGGGCTCTTCCACGACCTGCGTGTTCCCTCGCGCCGAGGGTGGCCACTGGGTGTACACACCGCGCTGGTATGGCGACAAACCGCTCTGACAGATTCAGGCGGTGTTTTTTCTTACTATTGTTTTCCTGCAACTAACGCATAAAGCCCCGTTCAATCAATTGAACGGGGCTTTATGCGTTAGTTGCAGGTATTAGTTCTGATGCCTGCCGGCGCGGTGAGGATGTGCTTGTAATATCTCAACTTGTTTTATTTGGAAAATCTTTGGAAGCCTTGGTTTGTTGTGGTGTTTCATCTGGGTGAAGTATGTTGGTCTCGATCAGTATTGCTCTGAGGGTGATGAGTTGGTTTGAAAGCTCGCTCGGGTGAGTAATTATTTCTCGATTTCAGTTTTTTGTTTTTTAGTGCTGGTGTGTCTGCCGATGCTCATGGTGTCGGTTGTGCGTACTTGCTTGTTTGCAATAAAGGGATGTGTTGTCAATGAGTGAAGTTAAGTTGCCGGAAAAAGAAGTTTATGTTGATTTTGTCAGCATGTTGACGCGCGAGGAACTTGAGCGGGTATTGGAGCCGTACAAGAACAGTGAACAATACGAAGAGGCGGTTCGATATTACGACGGCTGTGTCGATTCAATGGGGTCTGCGCAACTGCTCGAACCGCTCAGCCTGCTCAGGCAAACGTTGGAGGGGTTACAGGGGAGGGGACGGCGACGCCGTACGCCAGCGGGGCCCGATAGCGGCCGTACTGCTGGCCTGACAAAGGTGGTCGGAGGAGTCACGGACTATGAAGCGCGACTGCGCAATGGTATTGAGCGCCCCCCTGCCACCGCGGTGCCGAAAAAATTGCATTTCGTCTGGCTCGGTGGGGCGCTGGGCCAGATTCAACTTGACTACATCAATATCTGGAAAAAAGTAATGCCGGACGATTACGTCGTGAATGTCTGGCATGACGAAGATGGTTTGTTGGCGCACGAAGCCACGCGGATTATTGTCGAAGCGGGAAAAGCAGCGACATGGGTGAGCGAAGATCAGGCGCAGAGTTCGCCTGAAGTTCTGGCTGATCGCTATGAAGCAAGAATAACCGCACTGAAGCGCGAAATGTTCTTGCACATCAATCGAGCGATGGCGCGGGGTGAAAGTGCGGATGAGGCGCGTATCGACTTATTGGTGAAAGGCTATGGACAGGATGAAAGTCGTCTGCGCGCACTCAAGGAAAGAAATGCCCAGGTCATGCGCGACCTTGTTAATGACGGGCTGCAATTGCGCAATGTTACCGAACTTCCGACATTTCCTGAGCTGAAGGAGTTTTACCACCGTGAAATGGGCCTGCGTGGAAATCTTGCGGCGGCCTCCGATCTTGTCCGGATGCTGGTTGAAGTTGCCGAGGGAGGTATCTACAGCGACGTGGATTTCTTGCCGCCGTTTGTCGATGACGTTGCAGGTATCGATATCAACCAGTTGGCGACCGCTCCGAGACGGGGGGTGTTGCAGTTGTTGCTCGACAACAATCCCGAGTGGATGCCTGGCCGCCGGGCGTCGGGCGAAGGGTTTAAGGATCACACCGGTTTTATTCTTAAAGATGATCGCAATGCGCTGGAGCGATTTGCAAAAAGCAGACCGCCTCTGGAACAGGTATTTGCTCCGTTCAAGCAAACCAGCGTTCCAGTCGACAGCTTGCGTTTGCCGTCCATCGAGGGGGGCGAATCCAATGCGTTGATTGTCAGTCATCCCGGTTCGGCTCCCTTGTGGACCATCATCCGGCGCTTCGAGACCTACCATCAGGCTTTGCTCGAGATCGAGCGCCAAGCCTTGAAGAGCAATATCGGATTCCATGAGTCCAACCGCTTGTGGGAGCTCGCGATAGAAGTGATTAAAGATCGAATCCACTTCGCCCAGCCCAAAATAGACCAGATGAACCTTGGGCCCGAGAATTTGGCGATTAGTATGTCCGACTATTTCAGTGATGGTATCCGGCCCCAGGCTAGAGGCACGATACACCTGACGGGGCCGGGGGCGTTGCGAGCGGGGCTGGAAGAATATAACGACAAGGCTTTCACGCCAGACGTGGTTGGGGCCGTCCGCGAATCCGTTCGACTCTATACGGGGTTCAACAACGCTACGGAGGAGGAGGCCGATCATTCATGGCTAGAGAATGCGCCTGAACTAAGCTGGCTTGAGCGCGAGACAACATCCTGGCGAGAAGGGAAATTCAGGGTCCGTTACGCGGGAAAGATCGCACAATTGCTCAAAGGCAGCACCCTTGAATTCAACGGCGGCTGGCCGGCGATCGAGGGGCACCCGATCTTGTCCACCGATTTGTTGCAGCATCTGGCCGCAGAGCTGGGCGAGCCCTTCAAGGATGCCATGCAACGCGGGCACGACGTTTCGAAGACCTTCGATTCGCCCATACCGCTGAGCTTTGAAGAACGCCAATATGTCAGCAGCCAAGGCGTTGTTGCACCGGCTTTCTTGAACGATCCGCAAAACAAACAGCGGTCTGTTCGCGAGTTGTTGGAGCGGCATGCCGAAAGCCCACTGCTTGCCATTGAGTTGAGCCCGTTGGAGCGCTTGCAGTTGGGACCCTTGATCGGTGCGAAGGCTTTGGATAATCACGGGTTTGAAGCGGCTCGACCGCAGTTGGACAAGTTGGCCGACAATACCAGCAGGTTTGGCACCGCCTTCGGTTATACGACAATTGAGCGAACGCTCCTCCAGTCCAGGGCGCCCGAATTCATGGCGGGGCTTGCCAGCACGGGTGACTACCCGCCGGTGCATGGTAAAACCGCCTCGCAATTGATGTCTTACGCACTGGACCAGCGGCTGACATTGCGCGAGTGGGGGCGGTGTGTTGCCGAGGTCAAGCGGGTCGCTCAACTGGAACACAAAGCAACGAAGAATCAGGTCAACAAGATCGTGGACGGGTTGCCCGAAACGCGGATGAAGGTGGCACCGCAGGACCTGCTGACCTCGAGAGAAGGTTCCATAAGTGGACGTTGTTACCCGCTGTCCTTGGTGACGGCGGCCGCTTTGTCGGAAGGCCGGGGGGCGGTCGACGTCCTGTTCGACCGGTTTTATGCGGTGATGAACGATCATGGCGCAAGCGACTCGGCAACGTTTTTGAACATACTGGAGTCGGTGGGCACCGTGAAGCTCGACACTGTCCTCGGCGCCACGCAACGTTCGACTCTGCAAAATATCGTCGATGTGCTCGAAGCCAAGTCAGCGACCGCTACGTTGATGCTCAACTCGGGTAACCATGCCATGCTCGTGGCCCGGGTCTTCAACGGCACGAGCAGCACTTATCATCTCTATGATCCAAATATCGGTTTGTTTTCCCCCACTGACACCTTGACGTTCAAGGACTTGTTGGAACGGTTATTCATCGAGCAGAAAATGGCTGCCAGATACGACGCGTTTGGCCCAGGTCATACAACGTTCGATTTGATCGAGTTGGACGGCGCACGTTTGTCGAGCCTGGCATTGCCAGGTGAAGTGACCGTTTCGCAGCTGATTCGGCCTGGAGCCTTGCCTGGGCAATCATTGATCCCGGCCAGAAAACGGATGGCCAGCGCTCTGGGACAGTCGCTTCAAAACAACGTCGAACTGGGCAGCAGCTTGCGGGCACTGGACGGCCATAGGCAGGCGCAGCAGATCAGCGAGGCGACCACTCAGCTGCGGGAAGCGAACAACCTGGCGCCTTCGCTGGTGCCCCTGTTCGACAGCCTGGAGGCTCTGCCGGAGGGTGGGTTCCGCATCACCCTGATTGATCGTGAGCAGCCGCAGCGAGTGACCTACGCCAAAACGAAAGATCCTCGTTTCAAACAGATCAAACGGTATCTGTCGGAGCATTTTACGGCCATGGGGGCCAACACCCCCGATATGTTGGAAGACCCTACCCACGTAGGTGGCGTTCACACGTTGAATGCCGGTTTCAGCATCTTGGCGCTGATGCACGCGCTACAGGGCCGCGAAGGGGATGATCGGTCCCTTACGACGGCGGTCCGGTTGCACGCCTATGTGGGTTATGCGCAATTGGCGCAGGGGCACCTGAGCGATATCAACGCTATGGTCCAGCTGGTTCGGGAGGCCTTGAAAGACGAAAAGGTCATTGCCAGTACCGTTGCGCCGGCCATCAAGGCCTCGTT
This genomic interval carries:
- the cobG gene encoding precorrin-3B synthase translates to MTPGKAGIMATPRRRGVFLPAGPALNERPSSSVVRPSGCPGLLRVVQALDGGICRIKLDGGSILADQADAVATVAERFADGVIEATNRANLQIRGIGPQQDALIAPLLAAGLGPRNPAGDDVRNLMLSPSAGIDRQMLFDTRPLAEQILVTLQTHERFHELSAKFAVQLDGGEALAMLEHHHDLWLSALAGDGKPWLAFGLAGVPLDKPAGRVPLAQGHALVVAVLELFLDLARPDQNRMRHLLADIPADELLARLARRVPLQPCPDWQRGASIDGLHIGVHPQYDDRVYVGAVAPLGRLDAAMLRGVAQLAREKGDGSLRFTPWQSLLLPNVRREYADEVLARLEQLGFLASSDQPLAQLIACTGSSGCAKALADTKADARRLAERLQGRGQALEFHLSGCPRSCAAAHIAPATLLAVAPGRYDLYFRDATLPGFGALQAHNLTIEALDHWLDAHPRSPLDA
- a CDS encoding precorrin-8X methylmutase; this translates as MLDYIRDGQEIYRNSFAIIRAEANLARIPADLEKLAVRVIHACGMVEAVDGLQFSEGAGTAGRQALAAGAPILCDARMVSEGVTRARLPANNPVICTLRDERVPALAEELGNTRSAAALELWRPHLEGSVVVIGNAPTALFYLLEMLDAGAPKPALILGFPVGFVGAAESKAALAANSRGVPFVIMQGRLGGSAMAAAAVNALATEIE
- a CDS encoding precorrin-2 C(20)-methyltransferase, which codes for MQQPGRLIGLGVGPGDPELITVKALRLLRESPVVAYFVAKGKKGNAFGIIEAHLQDMQTLLPLVYPVTTEVLPAPLSYEQVIADFYDTAAEQLAVHLDAGRDVAVICEGDPFFYGSYMYLHDRLAERYIAEVIPGVCSMLGGASVLGAPLVYRNQSLSVLSGVLPHDDLKRRLADADAAVIMKLGRNFPKVRQVLQELGMDGRALYVERATMANQKIVPLDEVEPMSSPYFSLIIVPGERWQG
- the cobJ gene encoding precorrin-3B C(17)-methyltransferase, with amino-acid sequence MTPTVAAIVILGQGSLATARRIQQRYPGALIHGLAGRVEGCDRQYTEFGATLRQLYQQDSPIIALCAAGIVIRTLAPLLLEKGVEPPVLAVAEDGSAVVPLLGGLGGVNVMAREIATALQVAPAITTSGELRFGTCLLNPPSGYSLGDLEQGKRFVSDLLAGEPVRIEGAAPWLDQAQLPQDAQARLAIRIDSAAGAPAADELRIYPRNVVIAVGAGTADVSTVIAQALAQADLAEQSLACLLAADSDMARPELQQAASALGVPLRFAEPVGDVAQWLEDALGQSVSIQAVGSIAIAVAAEPLDPQRIGRARGRLAVIGLGPGAAELMVPAVRAELDRATDVLGYETYVRMAGPFRADQVQHCTDNREEMQRARHAFELAAQGRSVVVVSSGDPGVFAMAAAVLEALHESSDPAWHQVDLEILPGVSASLATAAQAGAPLGHDFCVMSLSDNLKPWSIIEKRLDLAAQADLALAFYNPISRARPWQLGRALEIVAQHRTPDTPVVLGRDIGRPGQTLRVTTLGQLTPDQVDMRTLVIVGSSTTCVFPRAEGGHWVYTPRWYGDKPL
- a CDS encoding TcdA/TcdB pore-forming domain-containing protein, which produces MSEVKLPEKEVYVDFVSMLTREELERVLEPYKNSEQYEEAVRYYDGCVDSMGSAQLLEPLSLLRQTLEGLQGRGRRRRTPAGPDSGRTAGLTKVVGGVTDYEARLRNGIERPPATAVPKKLHFVWLGGALGQIQLDYINIWKKVMPDDYVVNVWHDEDGLLAHEATRIIVEAGKAATWVSEDQAQSSPEVLADRYEARITALKREMFLHINRAMARGESADEARIDLLVKGYGQDESRLRALKERNAQVMRDLVNDGLQLRNVTELPTFPELKEFYHREMGLRGNLAAASDLVRMLVEVAEGGIYSDVDFLPPFVDDVAGIDINQLATAPRRGVLQLLLDNNPEWMPGRRASGEGFKDHTGFILKDDRNALERFAKSRPPLEQVFAPFKQTSVPVDSLRLPSIEGGESNALIVSHPGSAPLWTIIRRFETYHQALLEIERQALKSNIGFHESNRLWELAIEVIKDRIHFAQPKIDQMNLGPENLAISMSDYFSDGIRPQARGTIHLTGPGALRAGLEEYNDKAFTPDVVGAVRESVRLYTGFNNATEEEADHSWLENAPELSWLERETTSWREGKFRVRYAGKIAQLLKGSTLEFNGGWPAIEGHPILSTDLLQHLAAELGEPFKDAMQRGHDVSKTFDSPIPLSFEERQYVSSQGVVAPAFLNDPQNKQRSVRELLERHAESPLLAIELSPLERLQLGPLIGAKALDNHGFEAARPQLDKLADNTSRFGTAFGYTTIERTLLQSRAPEFMAGLASTGDYPPVHGKTASQLMSYALDQRLTLREWGRCVAEVKRVAQLEHKATKNQVNKIVDGLPETRMKVAPQDLLTSREGSISGRCYPLSLVTAAALSEGRGAVDVLFDRFYAVMNDHGASDSATFLNILESVGTVKLDTVLGATQRSTLQNIVDVLEAKSATATLMLNSGNHAMLVARVFNGTSSTYHLYDPNIGLFSPTDTLTFKDLLERLFIEQKMAARYDAFGPGHTTFDLIELDGARLSSLALPGEVTVSQLIRPGALPGQSLIPARKRMASALGQSLQNNVELGSSLRALDGHRQAQQISEATTQLREANNLAPSLVPLFDSLEALPEGGFRITLIDREQPQRVTYAKTKDPRFKQIKRYLSEHFTAMGANTPDMLEDPTHVGGVHTLNAGFSILALMHALQGREGDDRSLTTAVRLHAYVGYAQLAQGHLSDINAMVQLVREALKDEKVIASTVAPAIKASLGSSVSEATAGLLQFVSVGLDIYQLATTQNDVERAEFGTQLAFDTASLLLWGGAYAAGATAGAVLGGAAVIVGGLAFGVSAVVKGFAVIAEQAKQVGLFFDDVEKAHHHAYTFDTTHTLWKPDSSLVIKTMDLRSSTLSVDGPKLYPQRDHLGVPTMILDYDRAIDIRKELGLPDQVEFKPLANQGIVLPYIPHSCYRYEYKALPFANSYHWTGFDTARRLEKWQEKEGQWLFQFSFYSFPSHQILNRLFSPDYRPTTVDVWLDDVDRSLLVPKLQPIWMDKIEYHIRGAGKRCTVLLHPGVSLILETTAPLKSAWMLDAPWAEESDVQLEGSDKLFIGDVAVSITGTGHNDMLIRINRDQILKVDAGELSHVVVGLKPGMDSQAAHDYMKTLAQQHRLVAPYTPVHQYLVPFEDPDEPRYVTAWYDAEKDRHLYIRDEIPGVEDAELGAVTDGYAWFYNPEEVRIWQVDADNGQVIRCYWLWCPQSMTSKVQSIEVDARGMISFSQHVAHKDGSRDVLGYLIHDEKLLLSSVIRGRDNRLESVFNAAETLADWSSVLREAFVVQAHLSNGHAFDTVVWQPAPFVSVCWKIDDESRDMAWIRSRDRLIIRPSPRPKHYRAWPDSIKNLTDLALLPPVDGGDSFIIYNRLTQFLCHQQRTLVGGKGQWTVSWKRPAKLNNIVAADNGYVAVDGDGLFFNLTPQFELSFAGVGELWLKDRQHWWSDLEALGEKYKVDSFAIAGLTNAAGDSKLCAWYMGGRLLLANLGYAKDVRLLRANPDSEAAWLFDVSGGVVYRQAFIDPQALTLAFGNGSKLLKAGAIPAAEREWDPLQFIKLTTDGPGLRGVTFEGVIVTLREGEPALITGVTEDWVAIQGDRVIEGLERLAAQPSCSALLTVEDADQLKWFVAATGKLIQAPKSAAPQVFDVLGTLSHNNVLLHDKTDGKLRLLPKPKQTASLAYVLREGEVMVVEGQALKSGDLRPLVPDDVRTLVLRLGLGETTYRLSKTVLLLVDSVILDCQRLLGSVVTSPSKFIWELDKPDQLLLSKVDEHLVIIDPDSGRSVIGRDVFATDDNLLGDVLLSFGDDRHCELSFLISSMRALSDNQNGTTLGKVFAVTAVPTT